In Paraburkholderia caribensis, a single window of DNA contains:
- a CDS encoding IS3 family transposase (programmed frameshift) codes for MKKSKFTDSQIMDALKRAESGLAVPEICRELGISTATFYNWRGKYGGMDVSLMARMKELEAENARLRKMYVEEKIKAEIVAEALAKKGLRPSSRREMARDAVARRGVSIRLACEAFGVSQTCFRYERKRNAENDQIADWLLRLTDNHRNWGFGLCFLYLRNVKGFRWNHKRIYRIYRELELNLRIKPRKRLVRQAPEPLVVPVSVNAVWSMDFMHDQLKDGRSIRLLNVIDDFNREALGIEIDFSLPSARVIRALEQIIEWRGKPAAIRCDNGPEYLSDAITQWASAHGIALNYIQPGKPQQNAYVERFNRTVRYEWLSQYYWDDLAHVQHFATEWMWQYNHERPNMGLGGITPKQRLMAAA; via the exons ATGAAGAAGTCGAAGTTCACGGATAGCCAGATCATGGATGCGCTCAAGCGGGCGGAATCCGGGCTGGCGGTACCGGAGATTTGCCGGGAGCTGGGGATCAGCACGGCGACCTTCTACAACTGGCGCGGCAAGTACGGCGGCATGGACGTGTCGCTGATGGCGCGGATGAAGGAGCTGGAGGCTGAGAACGCACGACTGCGCAAGATGTACGTTGAAGAGAAGATCAAGGCTGAGATCGTCGCGGAGGCACTGGCAAAAAAAG GACTGAGGCCATCTTCTCGCCGCGAGATGGCCAGGGACGCAGTAGCACGCCGAGGCGTATCGATCCGGCTTGCATGCGAGGCATTTGGCGTAAGCCAGACCTGTTTCCGCTATGAGCGAAAGCGCAATGCGGAGAACGATCAGATCGCTGACTGGTTGCTGAGGCTGACCGACAACCACCGTAACTGGGGATTCGGGCTGTGTTTCCTGTACCTGCGCAACGTGAAGGGCTTCAGGTGGAACCACAAGCGGATTTATCGCATCTATCGCGAGCTCGAACTGAATCTGCGCATCAAGCCGCGTAAGCGGCTTGTGCGGCAGGCCCCGGAGCCGTTGGTCGTGCCGGTGTCGGTGAATGCGGTGTGGTCGATGGATTTCATGCACGACCAGCTGAAGGACGGTCGCAGTATCCGGCTGCTCAACGTGATAGACGACTTCAATCGGGAGGCATTGGGAATCGAGATCGACTTCTCGCTACCCTCTGCCCGTGTCATACGGGCGTTGGAACAGATCATCGAGTGGCGGGGAAAACCGGCGGCTATAAGGTGCGACAACGGTCCGGAGTACCTGAGTGACGCGATCACGCAATGGGCGTCGGCGCACGGTATTGCGTTGAACTACATCCAGCCTGGCAAGCCGCAGCAGAATGCCTACGTCGAGCGCTTCAATCGGACGGTACGCTATGAGTGGCTGTCGCAGTACTACTGGGATGACCTGGCGCACGTGCAGCACTTCGCAACGGAATGGATGTGGCAATACAATCACGAGCGCCCCAACATGGGCCTTGGCGGCATCACGCCGAAACAGCGGCTGATGGCCGCGGCATAG
- a CDS encoding caspase family protein: MMKFVTFLFVSMISLSAFCQDGAPRRMALLVGNWDYNLNGKYDEIAKDGYSHDLRTPCQDANLIKNSLQKNGFEVFDYCNLQYDEFNKKISSFGSFLSNIPKGSIVFVFYSGHGFQFHGRSFTVPVLFKFDQTKINKVSANEKYKFFRQNSNDLAVTLQKLTDDRNVALVIALDNCRENPVDEEVAYNEAVSIRTGPNTLIQYATTAGDLAPSDSEYANVLHDELEKGGDVGDIMARVGSRIWKLYVKEKRGTYAETNTGPAFAALKFTPLKVGTATAVATVSTPIDRTKKIVRNSYDGVSLDILWCEGEGEEARFEFARSLAQELSAKAKEFGVGRIQIKPLSVARNEHDGYNVHRNLMRYDVKYPNERALLVRIASAFPEGNFLPQRGVGVGGHPTPNYVSAFVCGRVS; this comes from the coding sequence ATGATGAAATTCGTGACCTTTTTGTTTGTCTCGATGATATCGTTGAGCGCCTTTTGCCAAGATGGCGCTCCACGGCGGATGGCCTTATTAGTTGGGAATTGGGACTACAATCTTAATGGAAAGTACGATGAGATTGCAAAAGACGGCTATTCGCATGATCTGAGAACACCGTGTCAGGACGCTAATTTGATCAAGAATAGCCTGCAAAAAAACGGGTTCGAGGTCTTCGATTACTGTAATCTGCAATACGACGAATTCAACAAAAAGATTTCCTCTTTTGGTTCTTTCCTATCGAACATCCCAAAGGGGTCAATCGTATTTGTATTCTACTCGGGCCATGGTTTTCAGTTTCATGGACGGTCTTTCACTGTTCCCGTGCTTTTCAAGTTCGACCAAACTAAAATCAACAAAGTTTCAGCAAACGAAAAGTACAAGTTTTTTCGACAAAACTCCAACGATTTGGCCGTCACGTTACAGAAGCTGACTGACGATCGGAATGTCGCGTTGGTTATCGCGCTGGATAATTGTCGAGAAAACCCGGTAGATGAAGAAGTAGCATACAACGAAGCCGTTTCGATTCGCACTGGGCCAAATACACTCATCCAATACGCAACAACGGCCGGTGATCTTGCGCCGAGCGACAGCGAGTATGCCAACGTACTACATGACGAACTTGAGAAAGGAGGCGACGTTGGCGATATAATGGCTCGCGTCGGATCCCGCATATGGAAGCTCTACGTTAAGGAGAAGCGAGGTACTTACGCGGAGACTAACACAGGGCCGGCTTTTGCCGCGTTGAAATTTACCCCTCTGAAAGTTGGAACGGCGACTGCGGTGGCAACAGTTTCTACTCCTATCGATCGAACCAAAAAAATCGTTCGGAATAGCTACGACGGGGTGAGCCTAGACATTCTCTGGTGCGAAGGAGAAGGAGAGGAGGCGCGGTTTGAGTTCGCGCGGTCGCTGGCTCAAGAGCTAAGTGCGAAAGCGAAGGAATTTGGCGTCGGCCGAATCCAAATTAAGCCTCTCTCAGTGGCCCGTAACGAGCATGATGGATATAACGTACATCGAAATCTCATGCGTTATGACGTGAAGTATCCCAACGAACGAGCACTGCTGGTCAGAATAGCCAGTGCCTTCCCTGAAGGCAACTTTCTTCCACAACGCGGAGTTGGGGTCGGAGGTCATCCTACGCCGAACTACGTTTCGGCGTTCGTCTGCGGACGTGTTTCTTAG
- a CDS encoding glycoside hydrolase family protein: protein MLTRREFNFLALALGASGAMPAFASTSSFQDLLAKVIQTPQLMNGAATGANIILEEMYDVTITRAIAPRTKPSDLPISKDAENLIILSEVTGESQYKKKLERPIWPGGNSGVTMAFGYDLGYVTAEWLRQDWKDILAPSQLAILERACKLRGAAAKTRLGEFSSVSIPWSLAAPQFRSRLLPLYVGETIRRLPNAASLPEDSRGALVSLVYNRGGGGFQSDKPQYREMREIRLLMNEEHYEKIPTQIRKMKHLWDGKPEMKGLLTRRELEARLFEQGLQA from the coding sequence ATGCTAACAAGACGCGAATTCAACTTTCTTGCCCTTGCCTTAGGGGCAAGTGGTGCAATGCCGGCATTTGCATCTACTTCATCCTTTCAAGACCTTCTTGCGAAGGTAATACAAACTCCACAATTAATGAACGGAGCAGCTACCGGCGCGAACATAATTCTTGAAGAAATGTACGATGTAACCATAACGAGGGCTATAGCCCCTCGGACTAAGCCGAGCGACCTTCCTATATCAAAAGACGCTGAAAATCTCATAATCCTCTCCGAGGTAACCGGTGAGTCGCAATACAAAAAAAAGCTTGAACGTCCGATTTGGCCCGGCGGAAATTCTGGTGTAACAATGGCTTTTGGCTACGATCTCGGCTATGTGACAGCTGAATGGCTGAGACAAGATTGGAAAGATATCCTGGCCCCGAGTCAATTGGCCATCTTGGAGAGAGCTTGTAAGTTGCGCGGCGCCGCCGCTAAGACGCGTCTCGGGGAGTTCTCCTCCGTATCCATACCATGGTCCCTAGCCGCTCCTCAATTTCGCAGTCGGTTGCTCCCTCTATATGTAGGTGAAACGATCAGGAGATTGCCGAACGCTGCCTCTCTTCCCGAGGATAGCCGGGGCGCACTGGTTTCGCTGGTATATAACCGCGGAGGCGGCGGCTTTCAAAGTGATAAACCGCAGTATAGAGAGATGAGGGAGATTCGCCTTTTAATGAACGAGGAGCATTATGAAAAGATTCCCACACAAATCAGGAAAATGAAGCACTTGTGGGACGGCAAGCCTGAGATGAAAGGCTTATTGACGCGAAGAGAGCTTGAAGCGCGGCTGTTTGAACAAGGTTTGCAAGCGTAA